A window of Ammospiza caudacuta isolate bAmmCau1 chromosome 29, bAmmCau1.pri, whole genome shotgun sequence contains these coding sequences:
- the GADD45GIP1 gene encoding large ribosomal subunit protein mL64: protein MAAPLRRALLALGPARSRLPEPVPVPVRPYRADPLRRRPGPAPTDPEDLRAAARRFGRLGEASGVPVWRLWPSPEQLREAEAEEREWDPPLREVEAVLEQREREEARRRKERAELVSRSLAAMPARVAAWRRDREAARERARAEAARRQRLLAEAGLGALPRPGTPARGSARAQELLEDLEKQRRREEKKRRRQEREEAARSALAAAEAAAAARPLPGTGPESGESAPRPTGGSS, encoded by the exons ATGGCGGCGCCCTTGCGGCGGGCGCTGCTGGCGCTGGGCCCGGCCCGGTcgcggctcccggagccggtTCCGGTCCCGGTGCGGCCTTACCGGGCGGAtccgctccgccgccgcccgggcccggcccccaCTGACCCGGAGGACCTGCGGGCGGCCGCGCGGCGGTTCGGGCGGCTCGGGGAGGCCTCGGGGGTGCCGGTGTGGCGGCTCTGGCCCAGCCCGGAGCAGCTGCGGGAGGCGGAGGCGGAGGAGCGCGAGTGGGACCCGCCGCTCCGGGAGGTGGAGGCCGTGCTGGAGCAGCGGGAGAGGGAGGAGGCACGGCGGAGAAAGGAGAG GGCGGAGCTGGTGTCCCGCAGCCTGGCCGCCATGCCCGCCCGTGTCGCCGCCTGGCGCCGGGACCGCGAGGCCGCCCGGGAGCGGGCgcgggcggaggcggcgcggcggcagcggctgctggccgaggcggggctgggggcgctgcCGCGGCCCGGGACCCCCGCCCGGGGCTCGGCCCGAgcgcaggagctgctggaggacctGGAGAagcagcggcggcgggaggaGAAGAAGCGGCGGCGGCAGGAGCGGGAGGAGGCGGCGCGGAGCGCCCTGGCGGCggccgaggcggcggcggcggcacggCCGCTCCCCGGGACTGGCCCCGAGAGCGGCGAGAGCGCCCCCAGACCCACCGGGGGCTCCTCCTGA
- the RAD23A gene encoding UV excision repair protein RAD23 homolog A isoform X1, producing the protein MLWGRREEPPPPRPRPAMAVTVTLKTLQQQTFKIRMEPHETVRALKEKIEAEKGSEAFPVAGQKLIYAGKILSDDVPIREYRIDEKNFVVVMVTKAKSALGSAPPEAGAPSEPPPAAPPGPPPAADAAPPPPAAPSEEPPAQDPPPALTLPEPAAGSVPPSGSSGRSADAASTLVTGSEYETMLSEIVSMGYERERVVAALRASYNNPHRAVEYLLTGIPGSPEPERPPVQESRPPEQPPPEGENPLEFLREQPQFQNMRQVIQQNPALLPALLQQLGQENPQLLQQISQHQEQFIQMLNEPLGELGELEGEVGAIGDESPQMNYIQVTPQEKEAIERLKALGFPESLVIQAYFACEKNENLAANFLLSQNFDDD; encoded by the exons ATGTTGTGGGGCCGCCGggaggagccgccgccgccccgtCCCCGTCCCGCCATGGCGGTGACCGTGACGCTGAAGACGCTGCAGCAGCAAACCTTCAAGATCCGCATGGAGCCGCACGAGACG GTGCGggctctgaaggagaagatCGAGGCCGAGAAGGGCAGCGAGGCCTTTCCTGTGGCCGGGCAGAAGCTGATCTACGCCGGCAAGATCCTGAGCGACGACGTGCCCATCCGCGAGTACCGCATCGACGAGAAGAACTTCGTGGTGGTCATGGTCACCAAG GCCAAGTCTGCGCTGGGCTCGGCCCCCCCCGAGGCCGGGGCCCCCTCGGAGCCCCCACCCGCAGCCCCCCCGGGGCCCCCCCCGGCCGCCGacgccgcccctccccccccggcCGCGCCCAGCGAGGAGCCCCCggcccaggaccccccccctGCGCTGACCCTGCCTGAGCCCGCGGCGGG CTCTGTTCCCCCCTCGGGCAGCTCCGGGCGCTCGGCCGACGCCGCCTCCACCCTCG TGACGGGCTCCGAGTACGAGACGATGCTCTCCGAGATCGTGTCCATGGGCTACGAGCGGGAGCGCGTGGTGGCCGCGCTCAGGGCCAGCTACAACAACCCCCACCGGGCCGTGGAGTACCTGCTGACG GGCATCCCCGGCAGCCCCGAGCCCGAGCGGCCCCCGGTGCAGGAGAGCCGGCCCCCGGAGCAGCCCCCGCCCGAAG GCGAGAACCCGCTGGAGTTCCTGCGGGAGCAGCCGCAGTTCCAGAACATGCGCCAGGTGATCCAGCAGAACCCGGCCCTGCTGCccgccctgctgcagcagctgggccagGAGAACCCCCAGCTGCTACAG caaatcagccagcaccaggagcagttCATCCAGATGCTCAACGAGCCCCTGGGCGAGCTGGGCGAGCTCGAGGGGGAGGTGGGCGCCATCGGGGACGAGTCCCCCCAGATGAACTACATCCAGGTGACCCCGCAGGAGAAAGAAGCCATAGAGAGG CTGAAGGCGCTGGGCTTTCCCGAGAGCCTGGTGATCCAGGCCTACTTCGCCTGCGAGAAGAACGAGAACCTGGCAGCCAATTTCCTGCTCAGTCAGAACTTCGACGATGACTGA
- the RAD23A gene encoding UV excision repair protein RAD23 homolog A isoform X2, with the protein MLWGRREEPPPPRPRPAMAVTVTLKTLQQQTFKIRMEPHETVRALKEKIEAEKGSEAFPVAGQKLIYAGKILSDDVPIREYRIDEKNFVVVMVTKLCSPLGQLRALGRRRLHPRDGLRVRDDALRDRVHGLRAGARGGRAQGQLQQPPPGRGVPADGHPRQPRARAAPGAGEPAPGAAPARRREPAGVPAGAAAVPEHAPGDPAEPGPAARPAAAAGPGEPPAATANQPAPGAVHPDAQRAPGRAGRARGGGGRHRGRVPPDELHPGDPAGERSHREAEGAGLSREPGDPGLLRLREEREPGSQFPAQSELRR; encoded by the exons ATGTTGTGGGGCCGCCGggaggagccgccgccgccccgtCCCCGTCCCGCCATGGCGGTGACCGTGACGCTGAAGACGCTGCAGCAGCAAACCTTCAAGATCCGCATGGAGCCGCACGAGACG GTGCGggctctgaaggagaagatCGAGGCCGAGAAGGGCAGCGAGGCCTTTCCTGTGGCCGGGCAGAAGCTGATCTACGCCGGCAAGATCCTGAGCGACGACGTGCCCATCCGCGAGTACCGCATCGACGAGAAGAACTTCGTGGTGGTCATGGTCACCAAG CTCTGTTCCCCCCTCGGGCAGCTCCGGGCGCTCGGCCGACGCCGCCTCCACCCTCG TGACGGGCTCCGAGTACGAGACGATGCTCTCCGAGATCGTGTCCATGGGCTACGAGCGGGAGCGCGTGGTGGCCGCGCTCAGGGCCAGCTACAACAACCCCCACCGGGCCGTGGAGTACCTGCTGACG GGCATCCCCGGCAGCCCCGAGCCCGAGCGGCCCCCGGTGCAGGAGAGCCGGCCCCCGGAGCAGCCCCCGCCCGAAG GCGAGAACCCGCTGGAGTTCCTGCGGGAGCAGCCGCAGTTCCAGAACATGCGCCAGGTGATCCAGCAGAACCCGGCCCTGCTGCccgccctgctgcagcagctgggccagGAGAACCCCCAGCTGCTACAG caaatcagccagcaccaggagcagttCATCCAGATGCTCAACGAGCCCCTGGGCGAGCTGGGCGAGCTCGAGGGGGAGGTGGGCGCCATCGGGGACGAGTCCCCCCAGATGAACTACATCCAGGTGACCCCGCAGGAGAAAGAAGCCATAGAGAGG CTGAAGGCGCTGGGCTTTCCCGAGAGCCTGGTGATCCAGGCCTACTTCGCCTGCGAGAAGAACGAGAACCTGGCAGCCAATTTCCTGCTCAGTCAGAACTTCGACGATGA